The Corynebacterium jeddahense genome has a window encoding:
- a CDS encoding SdpI family protein, whose product MNSLILCRRTVNGTNSRNGGFGIRTQATRTSDAAWNAGHRAAVPLLRAFGVLGILFALLLVVIGLLAPNICARLGIAIRLIAYAVAGSGFFIAVKKADSAARGVSEQ is encoded by the coding sequence GTGAATTCCCTGATACTGTGCAGAAGGACGGTAAACGGAACGAACTCGCGCAACGGTGGTTTTGGAATTCGAACTCAAGCGACCAGAACTAGCGACGCGGCATGGAACGCGGGGCACAGAGCAGCCGTCCCACTACTGCGGGCCTTTGGTGTTCTCGGCATTCTCTTCGCCCTACTCCTCGTCGTAATTGGCCTCCTTGCACCCAACATATGCGCGCGACTAGGAATAGCCATCCGGTTAATCGCCTACGCAGTTGCGGGCAGTGGATTTTTTATTGCGGTGAAGAAAGCTGATTCCGCTGCCAGGGGCGTTAGCGAGCAATGA
- a CDS encoding quinone-dependent dihydroorotate dehydrogenase, giving the protein MTLYDRALRAMFLLPPERIHGIISGALHVLHTVTPANRVMEKVVRVHDPVLRQTVFGVDFPAPLGLAAGFDKNAEAIDAWGAIGFGYAEMGTVTPKPQPGNPAPRLFRLPEDKAILNRMGFNNKGALTVADNLRARRSRDVVGINIGKNKTSEDAVADYRATATLLGGLADYLVVNVSSPNTPGLRDLQAVEELRPILEVVKKSTTTPVLVKIAPDLSDEDIDAVADLAVELDLAGIVATNTTISRDGLKTDAAKVEAMGAGGVSGAPVAKRSLEVLKRLNERVGDKLVLVSVGGISTPEQAWERIAAGASLLQGYTPFIYGGLGWIRGIHRGIAAQIKAHGLDSIEQAVGSGLEWKAL; this is encoded by the coding sequence GTGACGCTCTACGACCGCGCGCTGCGCGCGATGTTTCTGCTCCCCCCGGAGCGCATCCACGGCATCATCAGCGGCGCGCTGCACGTGTTGCACACCGTCACGCCCGCGAACCGCGTGATGGAGAAAGTCGTGCGCGTGCACGACCCGGTGCTGCGCCAGACCGTGTTCGGGGTGGACTTCCCCGCCCCGCTGGGCCTCGCCGCCGGCTTTGACAAGAACGCCGAGGCGATCGACGCCTGGGGCGCCATCGGCTTCGGCTACGCCGAGATGGGCACCGTGACCCCGAAGCCGCAGCCGGGCAACCCCGCACCCCGTCTGTTCCGCCTGCCCGAGGACAAGGCGATTTTGAACCGGATGGGCTTCAACAACAAGGGCGCGCTTACGGTTGCGGATAACCTTCGGGCGCGCCGCTCCCGTGATGTAGTGGGCATCAACATCGGCAAGAACAAGACGAGCGAGGACGCCGTGGCCGATTACCGCGCCACCGCGACGCTGCTCGGCGGGCTGGCGGATTACCTCGTGGTCAACGTCTCCTCCCCCAACACGCCGGGCCTGCGTGATCTCCAGGCTGTAGAGGAGCTGCGTCCGATCCTGGAGGTAGTAAAGAAGTCCACCACTACCCCGGTGCTGGTGAAGATCGCGCCAGACCTTTCCGACGAAGACATCGACGCCGTGGCAGACCTGGCCGTGGAGCTGGACCTGGCCGGCATTGTGGCCACGAACACGACCATTTCCCGCGATGGGCTGAAAACGGACGCAGCCAAGGTGGAAGCCATGGGGGCAGGCGGGGTGAGCGGAGCTCCCGTTGCCAAGCGCTCGCTCGAGGTGCTTAAGCGCCTCAACGAGCGCGTGGGCGACAAGCTGGTGCTGGTTAGCGTCGGCGGCATCTCTACGCCCGAGCAGGCGTGGGAGCGCATTGCCGCGGGCGCGAGCCTGCTGCAGGGCTACACCCCGTTCATTTACGGCGGGCTGGGCTGGATCCGCGGCATCCACCGCGGGATCGCCGCGCAGATTAAAGCCCACGGCCTGGACTCAATTGAGCAGGCCGTGGGCAGCGGGCTGGAGTGGAAAGCGCTCTAA